Proteins from a single region of Deinococcus aquaedulcis:
- a CDS encoding phosphotransferase codes for MSESLSTISSTCHLLLPHPHQAALLFVPDQGAWALPAVTPTDPHFGVVAHLNQAVQRAFGLDAVTLRSLGDDWRPGAEVINSVYELENLTPDARLPAGCRWVTQDEIAGLSLAAPQHRPYLDHWFREQRAGRPNIRRPWARPGWFQAVRTYIEEQARMQGLSLTGPVRQLRNWERSTLLEVPTQQGRLYYKAAPAPLAQEGPLLCWLAERFPGEVPQVMALDEARGGFLMQDLQAVPLHETQDLARYEQAARRYGEMQRALVGQGPDLPHASCMALADQVDWLLNALPERSLPLGPHDLERLQAVAPQLKALCAQLAACGVPDTLEHGDFWPTNVAVRREEVVFFDFSDTTITHPFFSLRLFLAELETFLPAQPTARDSIVEAYLSAWVGVTTPARLRRAYELSRPVAALHAALLYVGRLLPAIEAQWEMENMAVWALHDLLHEAEATML; via the coding sequence ATGAGCGAGTCCTTATCCACCATTTCAAGCACCTGCCATTTGCTTCTTCCCCACCCCCATCAGGCCGCCCTGCTGTTCGTGCCTGACCAGGGGGCCTGGGCCCTGCCGGCCGTGACGCCCACCGATCCGCATTTCGGGGTGGTTGCCCACCTGAATCAGGCTGTCCAGCGGGCCTTCGGCCTGGACGCCGTCACCCTTCGTTCGCTGGGGGATGACTGGCGGCCCGGCGCTGAGGTCATCAACAGCGTGTACGAGTTGGAGAACCTGACCCCGGACGCCCGGCTCCCGGCCGGGTGCCGCTGGGTGACACAGGACGAGATCGCGGGCCTTTCACTCGCGGCGCCGCAGCACCGCCCCTATCTGGACCACTGGTTCAGGGAGCAGCGAGCTGGGCGTCCGAATATTCGTCGTCCCTGGGCGCGGCCCGGCTGGTTTCAGGCTGTCAGAACCTACATCGAAGAGCAGGCCAGGATGCAGGGCCTCAGCCTGACTGGTCCGGTCCGGCAACTTCGCAACTGGGAGCGGTCCACGCTGTTGGAGGTGCCGACGCAGCAAGGGCGGCTGTACTACAAAGCGGCGCCTGCGCCGTTGGCGCAGGAGGGGCCGCTCCTGTGCTGGCTGGCAGAGCGGTTTCCAGGCGAAGTGCCGCAGGTGATGGCCCTGGACGAGGCCAGGGGTGGCTTTCTGATGCAGGATCTGCAGGCCGTTCCCCTCCATGAGACCCAGGATCTGGCACGGTATGAACAGGCTGCGCGCCGCTACGGCGAGATGCAGCGGGCACTCGTGGGCCAGGGGCCAGACCTTCCCCACGCCTCCTGCATGGCGCTGGCTGATCAGGTGGACTGGCTGCTGAACGCGTTGCCTGAACGGTCACTCCCGCTGGGGCCTCACGATCTGGAACGGCTGCAGGCCGTTGCCCCACAGCTCAAAGCCCTCTGTGCCCAGTTGGCGGCCTGTGGCGTACCAGACACGCTGGAGCATGGCGATTTCTGGCCCACCAATGTGGCGGTTCGGCGGGAGGAGGTGGTGTTCTTCGATTTTTCAGACACCACGATCACCCACCCGTTTTTCAGTCTGCGGCTGTTTCTGGCAGAGCTTGAGACGTTTCTGCCCGCCCAGCCAACGGCGCGTGACTCTATTGTCGAGGCTTACCTCTCGGCCTGGGTGGGGGTCACCACACCAGCGCGGCTTCGCCGGGCTTACGAACTCTCGCGGCCTGTGGCTGCGCTGCACGCGGCCCTTCTGTATGTCGGCCGTCTGCTTCCCGCCATAGAAGCGCAGTGGGAAATGGAAAACATGGCGGTGTGGGCGCTGCATGACCTCTTGCATGAAGCAGAGGCCACCATGCTGTAA
- a CDS encoding transglutaminaseTgpA domain-containing protein, which yields MKGPVVAAPPLTLRPTGFGVAFLLVILLTLVGCVNYGLSLGYGLTFLLGGVWVMTATQALRAARGAVVTLRPPPGAVAGGEAAVQVVLSGGGDGALALTLRGGPRPVAGTWPLVGGPLEATLALPVTHRGPLTLTATPQVYDRLGLWRVPLPAPESLTLLVQPAPEVGAPPAPARTLPGEGEGAGRTRGDEDFAGLRPYAPGDSPRQVSWRHVARTGALLTRETDAPQGRARLLDWADTAGPPEARLSRLSAWVTELGRAGVPFALHLPGAQLPVGQGEAHALAAQRTLALHAPLPSQDAAKAAPTPEAPNPVALRGTLLALAVTLAPTALRAPVWLSAVVAALLVHALWRTHAGSGTPRPPLPTWLLGLLAVAGGAALNAVYGTLLGRDAGTAFLALLLALKVAESRNRRDGQLLVLLGLFTTSTHYFFSQGPLTAAHTVLSSALLLAAAPAWRAPGAAQGRFGLDRPALGRAVTLLGLAAPLALALFVLFPRPAAPLWQLPVQGQAISGLSSEIRAGEFSNLAQSDAVAFRADFDGAPPPQQALYWRGPVYEAYDGQTWRQVRGSRVSPSVEATGPAQRYTLTLEPSGTPWLLALDAPSRVPDGAFVSTAFQAVTFRPVTTRRRLDLESRPALLGRQEDPARLNFNLFLPQGQSPRAAALGQSWQSLPPEGRVQAALNYLRQGGFTYTLSPPTLPAQDRIDAFLFTTRTGFCEHYAGAFAFLMRAAGLSARVVGGYQGGELNPQGGYLIVRQRDAHAWTEVWLPDQGWVRVDPTAAIAPARVQAGLQTALTRPNATAPLTPSTLGRLRLRLDALQNRWNELVVDYDGERQAGLLARAGLGGVGQPAYLLLLPAVVALTLLPALALLRRRAAPVDPAARALHDLGVRLGEPRAPGETAAAYVARLSAQAPEQAGALQDVLRAYHAARYAPGDPARALADLRAATRRVRRLGRGRAHR from the coding sequence TTGAAAGGCCCCGTTGTGGCGGCGCCCCCCCTGACCCTGCGGCCCACGGGCTTCGGCGTGGCCTTTTTGCTGGTGATCCTGCTCACCCTGGTGGGCTGCGTGAACTACGGCCTGAGCCTGGGCTACGGCCTGACCTTTCTGCTGGGCGGCGTGTGGGTGATGACCGCCACCCAGGCCCTGCGCGCGGCGCGCGGCGCCGTGGTGACCCTGCGGCCGCCGCCCGGTGCGGTCGCCGGGGGCGAGGCCGCCGTTCAGGTGGTGCTCAGCGGCGGGGGCGACGGCGCCCTGGCCCTGACCCTGCGGGGCGGCCCGCGTCCGGTGGCGGGGACGTGGCCGCTGGTGGGGGGCCCGCTGGAGGCCACCCTGGCCCTGCCTGTGACGCACCGGGGCCCGCTGACCCTGACGGCCACGCCACAGGTGTATGACCGCCTGGGGCTGTGGCGGGTGCCGCTGCCCGCCCCCGAATCCCTCACCCTGCTGGTGCAGCCCGCGCCTGAGGTAGGCGCCCCGCCCGCCCCGGCGCGCACCCTGCCTGGCGAGGGCGAGGGCGCTGGCCGCACCCGGGGCGACGAGGACTTTGCGGGGCTGCGGCCCTACGCCCCCGGCGACTCGCCCCGGCAGGTGTCGTGGCGGCACGTGGCGCGCACCGGCGCCCTGCTGACCCGTGAAACCGACGCCCCACAGGGCCGCGCCCGCCTGCTGGACTGGGCCGACACGGCCGGGCCCCCGGAAGCCCGGCTCTCGCGCCTGAGCGCCTGGGTGACTGAACTGGGGCGCGCCGGGGTGCCATTTGCCCTGCACCTGCCCGGCGCGCAGCTGCCGGTAGGCCAGGGCGAGGCCCACGCGCTGGCCGCGCAGCGGACCCTGGCCCTGCACGCCCCGCTGCCCAGCCAGGACGCGGCCAAGGCTGCCCCCACTCCCGAAGCCCCCAACCCGGTTGCCCTGCGCGGTACGCTGCTGGCCCTGGCGGTCACCCTGGCCCCCACTGCCCTGCGCGCGCCGGTGTGGCTCAGCGCGGTGGTGGCGGCGCTGCTGGTGCACGCCCTGTGGCGCACCCACGCGGGGTCGGGTACGCCCCGGCCGCCCCTGCCCACCTGGCTATTGGGCCTGCTCGCGGTGGCGGGGGGCGCCGCGCTGAACGCCGTCTACGGCACCCTGCTGGGCCGCGACGCGGGCACGGCCTTTCTGGCGCTGCTGCTGGCCCTCAAGGTGGCCGAGAGCCGCAACCGCCGCGACGGCCAATTGCTGGTGCTGCTGGGCCTGTTTACCACCAGCACCCACTACTTCTTCAGCCAGGGGCCGCTGACGGCCGCGCACACGGTGCTGTCTTCGGCGCTGCTGCTGGCCGCCGCCCCCGCGTGGCGTGCGCCGGGGGCCGCGCAGGGCCGCTTTGGGCTGGACCGCCCCGCCCTGGGCCGCGCCGTGACCCTGCTGGGGCTGGCCGCGCCGCTGGCCCTGGCGCTGTTCGTGCTGTTCCCGCGTCCCGCCGCGCCGCTGTGGCAGCTGCCAGTGCAGGGGCAGGCGATCTCGGGCCTGTCGAGTGAGATTCGCGCCGGGGAATTCAGCAACCTCGCCCAGAGTGACGCGGTGGCGTTCCGCGCCGATTTTGACGGCGCCCCGCCGCCCCAGCAGGCCCTGTACTGGCGCGGCCCCGTCTACGAAGCCTACGACGGCCAGACGTGGCGGCAGGTGCGCGGCAGCCGGGTCAGCCCCAGCGTGGAGGCCACAGGCCCAGCTCAGCGCTACACCCTGACCCTGGAACCCAGCGGCACGCCGTGGCTGCTGGCACTGGACGCCCCCAGCCGCGTGCCGGACGGGGCCTTCGTGTCCACCGCTTTTCAGGCCGTGACCTTCCGCCCGGTGACCACCCGGCGCCGCCTGGACCTGGAAAGCCGCCCGGCGCTGCTGGGTCGCCAGGAGGACCCCGCACGGCTGAACTTCAACCTCTTCCTGCCGCAGGGCCAGAGCCCGCGCGCGGCGGCGTTGGGGCAGTCCTGGCAGAGCCTGCCCCCCGAAGGCCGGGTGCAGGCGGCCCTGAACTACCTGCGCCAGGGGGGCTTTACCTACACCCTCTCGCCGCCCACGCTGCCCGCCCAGGACCGCATTGACGCTTTCCTGTTCACCACCCGCACCGGCTTTTGCGAGCACTACGCCGGGGCCTTTGCCTTCCTGATGCGCGCCGCTGGCCTGAGTGCGCGGGTGGTGGGCGGCTACCAGGGCGGCGAACTGAACCCGCAGGGCGGCTACCTGATCGTGCGCCAGCGCGACGCCCATGCCTGGACCGAGGTGTGGCTGCCGGACCAGGGCTGGGTGCGGGTAGACCCCACCGCCGCCATTGCCCCGGCGCGCGTGCAGGCGGGGCTGCAAACCGCCCTGACCCGCCCGAATGCCACCGCGCCGCTGACCCCCAGCACCCTGGGCCGGCTGCGCCTGCGCCTGGACGCCCTGCAGAACCGCTGGAACGAACTGGTGGTGGACTACGACGGCGAGCGGCAAGCGGGGCTGCTGGCCCGCGCGGGCCTGGGTGGGGTGGGCCAGCCCGCCTACCTGCTGCTGCTGCCGGCGGTGGTGGCTCTGACCCTGCTGCCGGCTCTGGCCCTGCTGCGCCGCCGCGCCGCGCCCGTCGACCCGGCGGCCCGCGCCCTGCACGACCTGGGCGTGCGCCTGGGGGAACCGCGCGCCCCAGGTGAGACGGCCGCCGCCTACGTGGCGCGCCTCAGCGCCCAGGCCCCCGAACAGGCGGGCGCCCTGCAGGACGTGCTGCGCGCCTACCACGCCGCGCGCTACGCCCCAGGTGACCCCGCACGCGCCCTGGCCGATCTGCGCGCCGCCACGCGCCGGGTGCGCCGCCTGGGCCGGGGGCGGGCTCACCGTTAA
- a CDS encoding glycoside hydrolase family 2 protein: MRHTAHPTPLLERDDWRDLSGPWRFCFDDQGRWDHPSEVGFDREIQVPYAPESPLSGLHDQDFHPVVWYGLTLTLTAQERQGRLLLHFGAVDYAATVWANGELVATHEGGHTPFTADLTRQARAGGTVELTVRAQDYPHDLAKPRGKQDWQRHPHSIWYPRTTGIWQTVWLERVPETYLRKVGWSSNLDQWQLGLKLELGGPHTPDLSVRVRLWRDDTLLIHDRYSLSNHEVERQIALPDPGIDDFRNELLWSPGHPQLLRACLELLRGEEVVDRVHSYTALRSVCVAGNRFLLNGRPYYLKMVLDQGYWPGGLMTATDAELRRDVELARQLGFNGARKHQKIEQPRWLYWCDVLGLLVWAEMPSPYRFTPQAVERLVREWQEVLARDQSHPCIVAWVPFNESWGVPDLPTNPAHRDYVRALYALTKTLDPSRPVIGNDGWEHVATDILTIHDYADDTAVLRQRYGTLDATRATLRMQQPADRFLTLHGFQEAEQPIILSEFGGIAYIPDHSVGWGYSQSQSEEDFQRDYAALLAAVHDCHGLSGFCYTQLTDTFQEKNGLLDEDRRPKASLAALAKSTRGKRTAREMTVDPLLNPFSAAPVWPDAPLEVGELAED; the protein is encoded by the coding sequence GTGCGCCACACCGCCCACCCCACGCCCCTGCTGGAACGCGACGACTGGCGCGACCTCAGCGGCCCCTGGCGCTTCTGTTTCGACGACCAGGGCCGCTGGGATCACCCCTCAGAGGTGGGCTTTGACCGCGAGATTCAGGTGCCCTATGCCCCCGAGAGCCCGCTGAGCGGCCTGCATGACCAGGACTTTCACCCGGTGGTCTGGTACGGCCTGACCCTCACCCTGACAGCCCAGGAGCGCCAGGGCCGGCTGCTGCTGCATTTCGGGGCGGTGGACTACGCCGCCACCGTGTGGGCCAACGGCGAACTGGTGGCCACCCACGAGGGCGGGCACACACCGTTTACTGCCGACCTCACGCGGCAGGCCCGGGCCGGGGGCACGGTGGAGCTGACCGTGCGCGCGCAGGACTATCCGCACGACCTGGCCAAGCCGCGCGGCAAGCAGGACTGGCAACGCCACCCGCATTCGATCTGGTATCCGCGCACCACCGGCATCTGGCAGACGGTGTGGCTGGAGCGGGTGCCCGAGACCTACCTGCGCAAGGTGGGCTGGTCAAGCAACCTGGACCAGTGGCAGCTTGGGCTGAAGCTGGAACTGGGGGGACCCCACACGCCCGACCTGTCGGTGCGGGTGCGGCTGTGGCGGGACGACACGCTGCTGATCCATGACCGCTACAGCCTGTCCAACCACGAGGTTGAACGCCAGATTGCCCTGCCCGACCCCGGCATTGACGACTTTCGCAACGAACTGCTCTGGAGCCCCGGGCATCCCCAGTTGCTGCGGGCCTGCCTGGAACTGCTGCGCGGCGAAGAGGTGGTGGACCGGGTGCACAGCTACACGGCCCTGCGCTCGGTGTGCGTGGCGGGCAACCGCTTTCTGCTCAATGGCCGCCCGTATTACCTGAAAATGGTGCTGGACCAGGGCTACTGGCCCGGCGGCCTGATGACCGCCACCGACGCCGAACTGCGCCGGGATGTGGAACTGGCGCGGCAGCTGGGCTTTAACGGCGCGCGCAAACACCAGAAGATCGAGCAGCCGCGCTGGCTGTACTGGTGCGACGTGCTGGGCCTGCTGGTGTGGGCCGAGATGCCCAGCCCGTACCGCTTTACGCCCCAGGCGGTCGAGCGGTTGGTGCGCGAGTGGCAGGAGGTGCTGGCCCGCGACCAGTCGCACCCCTGCATCGTGGCGTGGGTGCCGTTCAACGAGTCATGGGGGGTGCCGGATCTGCCCACCAACCCGGCCCACCGCGACTATGTGCGCGCCCTGTACGCCCTGACCAAGACCCTGGACCCCTCGCGCCCGGTGATCGGGAACGACGGCTGGGAACACGTGGCCACCGACATCCTGACCATTCACGACTACGCCGACGACACGGCGGTGCTCCGGCAACGCTACGGCACCCTGGACGCCACCCGCGCCACCCTGCGCATGCAGCAGCCCGCCGACCGCTTTCTGACTCTGCACGGCTTTCAGGAGGCCGAGCAGCCGATCATTCTCTCGGAGTTCGGCGGCATCGCGTATATCCCCGACCACTCGGTGGGGTGGGGCTACAGCCAGTCGCAGAGCGAGGAAGACTTTCAGCGCGATTACGCGGCCCTGCTGGCGGCCGTGCACGATTGCCACGGGCTGTCTGGTTTTTGCTACACCCAGCTGACCGACACGTTCCAGGAGAAAAACGGCCTGCTGGACGAGGACCGCCGGCCCAAGGCCAGCCTGGCGGCCCTGGCCAAGAGCACCCGGGGCAAGCGCACCGCCCGCGAAATGACCGTTGACCCGCTGCTCAATCCTTTCAGCGCGGCGCCTGTCTGGCCGGACGCGCCCCTGGAGGTGGGCGAACTGGCCGAGGACTGA
- a CDS encoding DUF4442 domain-containing protein, translating into MTQPAALPAFAAAAVKKALHDIPMNATVGVQITDVGVGWATGQAPDTAPFRNHLGTIHAGVQFLLAEAVSGAAFAGAFAAQLMSAVPLIEKLETHYVNRAVGDLTARAELADPATQPGAHADFAREGKARLVVNVTVQDGEQKDVMRAVAHWYIRARPQ; encoded by the coding sequence ATGACCCAGCCTGCTGCCCTGCCCGCTTTCGCCGCTGCCGCCGTAAAAAAAGCCCTGCACGACATTCCTATGAACGCCACCGTGGGCGTGCAGATTACCGATGTAGGTGTGGGCTGGGCCACCGGGCAGGCGCCCGATACCGCGCCCTTTCGCAACCACCTGGGGACCATTCACGCGGGCGTGCAGTTCCTGCTGGCCGAGGCCGTGAGCGGCGCCGCCTTTGCTGGGGCCTTTGCCGCGCAGCTGATGAGCGCCGTGCCCCTGATTGAGAAACTGGAAACCCACTACGTGAACCGCGCCGTGGGCGACCTGACCGCCCGCGCCGAGTTGGCCGACCCGGCGACCCAGCCGGGCGCCCACGCGGACTTCGCCCGCGAAGGCAAGGCCCGGCTGGTGGTGAACGTGACCGTGCAGGACGGCGAGCAAAAGGACGTGATGCGCGCTGTGGCGCACTGGTACATCCGCGCGCGCCCGCAGTAG
- the mce gene encoding methylmalonyl-CoA epimerase: MSVLLLDHVAIATPDLDAGAAPYEALGLHPEGPDEEVGTQGVRVRAYQVGDTLIELLTPTRPDSPIAAFLEKRGAGLHHTAYRVADLDAEMARLKLGGARFLQEAPVPGRAGTRVAFLHPKWGQGTLIELVEHPHGGPHP; the protein is encoded by the coding sequence ATGTCTGTGCTGCTGCTGGATCATGTCGCCATTGCCACCCCGGACCTGGACGCCGGAGCCGCGCCGTATGAGGCCCTGGGTCTTCACCCCGAAGGCCCCGACGAGGAGGTGGGCACCCAGGGCGTGCGCGTGCGGGCCTATCAGGTGGGCGACACCTTGATCGAACTGCTGACGCCCACCCGCCCGGACAGCCCCATTGCAGCCTTTCTGGAGAAGCGCGGCGCGGGGCTGCACCACACTGCCTACCGCGTGGCCGATCTGGACGCCGAAATGGCCCGCCTAAAGCTGGGGGGCGCCCGCTTTCTGCAAGAAGCCCCGGTGCCGGGGCGGGCGGGTACGCGCGTGGCCTTTTTGCACCCCAAATGGGGCCAGGGCACCCTGATTGAACTGGTGGAACACCCGCACGGCGGGCCCCACCCTTGA
- a CDS encoding VanZ family protein gives MSARPRPGWWVPALVVMGLIWLFSGQPQTPGPRLAHPWDWAVHFFSYAALGLCVARATGRPAAALVLCAWFGALDEIHQAFVPPREAGITDWLFDVAGAWLGARVGTRRADPPTPVVARAPVEQDFL, from the coding sequence TTGAGCGCGCGCCCCCGCCCCGGCTGGTGGGTGCCGGCGCTGGTGGTGATGGGCCTGATCTGGTTGTTCAGCGGCCAGCCGCAGACCCCCGGGCCCCGGCTGGCGCATCCCTGGGACTGGGCTGTTCACTTTTTCAGCTACGCGGCGCTGGGCCTGTGCGTGGCGCGGGCCACTGGGCGCCCGGCCGCAGCCCTGGTGCTGTGTGCGTGGTTTGGCGCCCTAGACGAGATTCATCAGGCGTTCGTGCCGCCCCGTGAAGCGGGAATTACCGATTGGCTCTTCGATGTGGCGGGGGCGTGGCTGGGGGCCCGCGTGGGGACGCGGCGCGCAGACCCGCCCACCCCGGTTGTGGCCAGGGCGCCGGTAGAACAGGACTTCCTGTAG
- the tnpC gene encoding IS66 family transposase, with protein MSNDACPNCKKLEAQLATVLAELQDIKAHLGLNSTTSHQPPSQDKPWTPKSERQKTSRSSGAQPSHKGKTLKMTEHPDQLITLPVTGHCGCGQAWDTVTVTDELARQVLDLPEIRLQAVEYRAQVKVCPTCHHREQASFPAHVPGRVQYGPRIHGLAVYLNAVHFVPLKRTATILEAVCGATISDGTIALSLNVAVGRLTTFETELKTALLKQPVLHADETGSKVNGKLAWMHVVSCKQLTLYAHHEQRGHAALKDMNVLPRFQSTVVHDAWSTYFQLPVQHALCKAHLLREWRHLAEEHGQLWAGELRSAMQRVYHEHKAGTLTSEGKAAFLDQFDRLVQAGLDVNPATDSVPGQRGRVKQTRGRNLALRCQRHREAILRFLDDQQVPFDNNQAERAIQMACVKRKVSGGFRSAKGSMNFCRVRSYTATLHKQGANVLHGLVSVLRGNILMPNFSR; from the coding sequence ATCTCGAACGACGCCTGCCCGAATTGCAAAAAGTTGGAAGCTCAGCTGGCCACCGTGCTCGCTGAACTTCAGGACATCAAGGCGCATCTCGGCCTGAATAGCACGACCTCGCACCAACCTCCGAGCCAGGATAAGCCTTGGACGCCGAAGAGTGAGCGCCAGAAGACCAGCCGGTCTTCTGGCGCTCAACCTAGTCACAAAGGCAAGACGCTGAAGATGACCGAGCACCCTGACCAGCTCATCACGCTTCCTGTCACTGGGCATTGTGGGTGTGGTCAGGCCTGGGACACGGTCACAGTCACCGATGAACTGGCGCGGCAGGTTTTGGACCTGCCTGAGATCCGGCTGCAGGCGGTGGAGTACCGCGCCCAGGTCAAGGTGTGTCCGACGTGTCATCACCGCGAGCAGGCTTCGTTTCCAGCTCACGTGCCTGGTCGGGTGCAGTACGGTCCACGCATCCACGGATTGGCGGTGTACCTGAATGCGGTGCACTTCGTTCCGCTCAAACGCACGGCAACCATTCTGGAAGCCGTCTGTGGAGCAACAATCAGTGACGGCACCATTGCCCTGAGCCTCAATGTGGCCGTAGGGCGTCTGACCACTTTTGAGACCGAGCTTAAAACCGCGCTGTTGAAACAACCTGTCCTGCACGCAGATGAAACCGGCAGCAAGGTGAACGGGAAGCTGGCCTGGATGCATGTGGTGAGCTGCAAGCAGCTCACGTTGTACGCACATCACGAGCAACGAGGGCACGCGGCTCTGAAGGACATGAATGTCCTTCCCCGCTTTCAGAGCACCGTCGTTCATGACGCTTGGAGCACCTATTTCCAGTTGCCTGTACAGCATGCCTTATGCAAGGCCCATCTGTTGAGGGAATGGCGGCACCTGGCTGAGGAACATGGACAGCTCTGGGCAGGAGAACTCCGCAGCGCCATGCAGCGCGTCTATCACGAGCACAAAGCAGGGACGCTGACCTCCGAGGGAAAAGCTGCGTTCCTGGACCAATTCGACAGGTTGGTCCAAGCGGGGTTAGACGTGAATCCAGCAACAGACTCAGTCCCTGGGCAACGGGGTCGGGTGAAACAGACCCGGGGGCGCAACCTGGCGCTGCGGTGCCAGCGGCATCGTGAAGCGATCCTGCGTTTCCTCGATGACCAACAAGTGCCGTTTGACAATAATCAGGCAGAGCGGGCCATTCAGATGGCCTGTGTGAAACGCAAAGTCTCTGGTGGGTTTCGTTCAGCGAAGGGGAGTATGAACTTCTGCCGTGTTCGGAGCTATACGGCCACCCTTCACAAGCAGGGGGCGAATGTTTTGCACGGTCTCGTGAGTGTCTTGCGTGGCAATATCCTTATGCCTAACTTCTCGCGTTGA
- a CDS encoding pyroglutamyl-peptidase I, with the protein MPTALLTGFEPFHTHPDNPSANAARALHGLQVGDWQIESALLPVEPHAAAQQLTEALDRTQPGAVLLTGLAAGRPQVTLERVAVNVMDFAIPDNAGQTYRDQPAGPAGAPAAYLSTWPLRATLAAWRAAGLPGHISNTAGLYVCNFVLYRALHHLAQGGRAGVPCAFMHVPANPAVALAWPEDRPPLPYLPDAEITRAVRVALESLNGNS; encoded by the coding sequence ATGCCCACCGCGCTGCTCACCGGCTTCGAGCCCTTTCACACCCACCCGGACAACCCCAGCGCGAACGCGGCGCGGGCGCTGCACGGCCTGCAGGTGGGCGACTGGCAGATTGAATCGGCCCTGTTGCCCGTGGAGCCGCACGCCGCGGCCCAGCAACTGACCGAAGCGCTGGACCGCACGCAGCCCGGCGCTGTGCTGCTGACCGGGCTGGCGGCCGGGCGCCCCCAGGTGACGCTGGAACGGGTGGCCGTGAACGTCATGGACTTCGCCATTCCCGACAACGCCGGGCAGACCTACCGCGACCAGCCGGCCGGCCCCGCCGGCGCGCCTGCAGCCTACCTGAGCACGTGGCCGCTGCGCGCCACCCTGGCGGCGTGGCGGGCGGCGGGCCTGCCGGGGCACATCAGCAACACGGCGGGGCTGTACGTGTGCAATTTCGTGCTGTACCGCGCGCTGCACCATCTGGCGCAGGGTGGGCGCGCCGGGGTGCCCTGCGCCTTTATGCATGTGCCCGCCAACCCGGCCGTGGCCCTGGCGTGGCCCGAGGACCGCCCCCCACTCCCCTACCTGCCCGACGCCGAGATCACGCGGGCAGTGCGGGTGGCACTGGAAAGCTTAAACGGGAACAGCTGA
- a CDS encoding AAA family ATPase has protein sequence MTTLPLTPPAHASHAAALQAAVTQLEGVILGKSTQIRLALTCLLARGHLLIEDQPGVGKTTLAQALARTCGLHFRRVQFTADLLPADLTGVSVWDAPSASFRFIEGPVFSELLLADEINRATPRTQGALLEAMEERQVSEGGVTRPLPQPFFVIATQNPAAFVGTSPLPEAQLDRFLMTVTLGYPDVRAERLLLETGGRSLSVRDLPAVLSAPVLLAMQAEVDRVHAAAPLLDYLQVLARATREHPALAGGLSPRGLLALLAAARGWAYLAGRSMVLPEDVQAVFVPLAAHRLSLRDPATPLPGLLERLLADTPIP, from the coding sequence ATGACCACCCTGCCGCTGACTCCGCCCGCGCACGCCAGCCACGCGGCGGCGTTGCAGGCGGCGGTGACCCAACTGGAAGGCGTGATTCTGGGCAAGAGCACCCAGATCCGCCTCGCGCTGACCTGCCTGCTGGCGCGCGGACACCTGCTGATCGAAGACCAGCCCGGGGTGGGCAAGACCACGCTGGCCCAGGCGCTGGCCAGGACCTGCGGCCTGCACTTTCGCCGCGTGCAGTTCACGGCCGACCTGCTGCCCGCCGACCTCACGGGCGTGTCGGTATGGGACGCGCCCAGTGCGTCGTTCCGCTTTATCGAGGGCCCGGTGTTCAGTGAACTGCTGCTGGCCGACGAGATCAACCGCGCCACCCCCCGCACCCAGGGCGCGCTGCTGGAGGCGATGGAAGAGCGGCAGGTCTCCGAAGGCGGTGTGACCCGGCCTCTGCCGCAGCCCTTTTTTGTGATTGCCACCCAGAATCCGGCCGCGTTCGTGGGCACCAGCCCCCTGCCCGAAGCGCAGCTGGACCGCTTTCTGATGACCGTGACCCTGGGCTACCCCGACGTGCGCGCCGAGCGACTGCTGCTGGAAACCGGCGGGCGCAGCCTCTCGGTGCGCGACCTGCCTGCCGTGCTCAGCGCGCCCGTGCTGCTGGCCATGCAGGCCGAGGTGGACCGGGTGCACGCGGCGGCCCCGCTGCTGGACTATCTGCAGGTGCTGGCCCGCGCCACCCGTGAGCACCCCGCCCTGGCCGGCGGCCTGAGTCCACGCGGCCTGCTGGCGCTGCTGGCGGCGGCGAGAGGCTGGGCGTATTTGGCCGGGCGCAGCATGGTGCTGCCCGAGGACGTGCAGGCGGTCTTTGTGCCGCTGGCCGCCCACCGCCTGAGCCTGCGCGACCCCGCCACGCCGCTGCCGGGCCTGCTGGAACGGCTGCTGGCCGACACCCCCATTCCTTGA